One Xenopus tropicalis strain Nigerian chromosome 8, UCB_Xtro_10.0, whole genome shotgun sequence genomic window carries:
- the exoc3l4 gene encoding exocyst complex component 3-like protein 4, with the protein MAMQNFPTSPHAEGSPAQPDDSSLLLESEQWGTPNKKGIQKKSSFLETVGNIKKSIRRSRGQSARDDNSSPEKIETAEGSKSFKKKISFRSSKKSETENKIPEDSTADFTTKRELLSVMEINDLIKGCHLKEAFDSTRALEEKLLEEYKANNNNEKNIKSLTMRAKDVNILYKNLFAEIQSIVKRSLHEEDIDEQSLVSAIYIIKEEEEGDLKNQQVAEENPDFSQIGQRRQWKQLWKDTVKETVTERVGALPVNEADNTLWLANHLESLKTQTVQDLIKVKSFLKPLYPEDYDVCGIYIRCFHNALSCHLQKTVVPKCKQYSQLYSFLNWVLNTYRSDDFIDNPELQPEVNNANLHSLLDSECLSELKNKYNKELQETIKQYMSNILTLEIEKWNKETEIDEEILKTNCLPIYIDIEEMTGRHVRESAKLSEDLETSAFHTCMKELGNFALSLQEEFTQWSEVGITSLFLQNLVIYINSFIKLRQSTMQSDAEACKKAEDRLTKAIKHLTKHFFSLFSKETQPHFQKLITKQWIRKDTAFKAIVKSAENLHKNLNYLAQPSHKEFANGIHRHLVKEYLTQVMKRKLRLNHLKRKKASDKMSQESEALNIIAETLGSDQDWLFPAIQYISDIIGLRKKEDILEKIEIVFKTYPDCGEEHILAILYLHGMRRSKNLSVLHFFRGLQLKEPQKPPQHRLFAEIECPTQVFCMPLF; encoded by the exons ATGGCGATGCAGAATTTTCCTACATCACCACATGCAGAAGGTTCTCCTGCTCAGCCAGATGACAGCAGCCTCCTCCTCGAAAGTGAACAGTGGGGAACGCCGAACAAGAAAGGCATCCAGAAAAAATCTAGCTTTTTGGAAACCGtaggaaatattaaaaaaagtatcAGGAGGTCAAGGGGACAATCTGCAAGAGATGATAACAGCTCACCAGAAAAGATAGAGACCGCTGAGGGTTCTAAaagctttaaaaagaaaattagttTTCGATCATCAAAGAAAAGTGAGACTGAAAATAAAATCCCAGAAGACAGTACTGCAGATTTTACCACAAAAAGAGAACTTCTTTCAG tgatGGAAATTAACGATCTTATAAAAGGATGTCATCTAAAGGAGGCATTTGACAGCACACGAGCACTGGAAGAAAAACTTCTAGAAGAATATAAGGCCAATAATAACAATGAGAAGAATATAAAGAGTCTCACTATGAGAGCCAAGGATGTAAACATTTTGTATAAAAACCTTTTCGCAGAAATACAGTCCATTGTGAAACGTTCGCTACATGAGGAGGACATTGATGAGCAGAGTTTAGTCTCTGCAATCTACATTATtaaagaagaagaggaaggagATCTCAAAAACCAGCAAGTGGCTGAAGAAAATCCAGACTTTTCACAAATTGGCCAGCGAAGACAGTGGAAGCAGTTATGGAAGGACACCGTAAAGGAGACGGTGACTGAAAGAGTTGGTGCATTGCCTGTGAATGAAGCAGATAATACACTGTGGCTTGCTAATCACTTAGAATCATTGAAAACACAAACTGTTCAGGACTtaataaaagtaaaatcattTCTAAAGCCTCTTTACCCTGAGGATTATGATGTGTGTGGAATTTACATTAGATGTTTCCACAATGCTTTATCCTGTCACTTGCAAAAGACTGTCGTTCCAAAATGCAAGCAATACAGCCAGCTGTACTCCTTTCTAAACTGGGTTCTAAATACATACAGAAG tgATGATTTTATAGATAATCCTGAACTTCAGCCAGAGGTTAATAATGCCAACTTACATTCTTTGTTAGACAGTGAGTGCCTCAGTGAATTAAAGAATAAATACAACAAAGAACTACAG GAAACTATAAAGCAGTATATGTCCAATATACTGACTCTGGAAATAGAAAAATGGAATAAAGAAACAGAAATTGATGAAGAAATATTAAAGACCAATTGCCTGCCAATCTATATAGATATTGAGGAG ATGACTGGAAGACATGTCAGAGAATCGGCCAAACTTTCCGAAGATTTAGAAACCTCAGCATTTCATACTTGCATGAAAGAACTGGGTAATTTTGCTTTAAG TCTGCAGGAAGAATTCACTCAGTGGTCTGAGGTTGGAATCACTTCATTGTTTCTTCAAAACCTGGTCATCTACATAAACAGCTTTATTAAATTAAG GCAGAGCACAATGCAGTCAGATGCAGAGGCCTGTAAGAAAGCAGAAGACAGACTAACGAAAGCCATCAAACATTTAACAAAGCATTTCTTCAGCTTATTCAGTAAGGAGACTCAG CCTCATTTTCAGAAGCTTATAACTAAACAATGGATTAGAAAAGATACTGCATTCAAGGCCATTGTGAAATCAGCTGAAAACCTGCACAAGAACCTAAACTATTTAGCTCAACCTTCTCACAAG GAATTTGCAAATGGCATTCACCGGCACCTGGTAAAAGAATACCTAACGCAGGTTATGAAGAGAAAGCTGAGACTAAATCATCTGAAGCGTAAAAAGGCATCTGATAAAATGAGTCAAGAAAGTGAAGCACTTAACATTATAGCAGAGACACTG GGATCCGACCAAGACTGGTTGTTTCCTGCAATTCAGTACATATCTGATATAATTGGTTTGAGAAAAAAAGAAGACATTTTAGAGAAGATTGAAATAGTATTTAAAACATATCCAGATTGTGG GGAGGAGCATATTTTAGCCATTTTGTATCTTCATGGAATGAGAAGAAGCAAGAATCTATCAGTGCTGCACTTCTTTAGAGGACTACAACTAAAAGAGCCCCAGAAGCCACCACAACACAGGCTCTTTGCAGAGATTGAGTGTCCTACACAAGTTTTCTGCATGCCGCTTTTCTAA